Proteins encoded within one genomic window of Felis catus isolate Fca126 chromosome C1, F.catus_Fca126_mat1.0, whole genome shotgun sequence:
- the NMI gene encoding N-myc-interactor isoform X3 — protein sequence MKFTSLENPENDSQFLNVSCSFQVSSQVLYELQKGQALITFEKEEVAQNVIRMGKHHVQIEDVDVEVMAKPVPLNSGVRFQVHVEVSKVKINVTEIPDELPEDQMRDKLELSFSKSRNGGGEVLCVQYDKQSRSAVITFLETGGIHTFADKILKKKEYPLCINQNCYRVIVSPYIETDLKNFQAFSGISRRTVLLTGMEDLQMMDEEILEDLVNIYFQRETNGGGEVEVVKCSLGVEPNFFVFASHLPFFFLLSDFEAMYVDYSCPPRCQTLKSEWLVQGQLG from the exons ATGAAATTCACATCTTTAGAGAATCCTGAGAATGACAGCCAGTTTTTAAATGTCTCCTGTTCATTTCAAGTGAGCTCGCAAGTTCTTTATGAGCTACAGAAAGGACAAGCACTTATCacctttgaaaaagaagaag ttgcCCAAAATGTCATCAGAATGGGGAAACATCACGTGCAGATAGAGGATGTAGATGTGGAGGTTATGGCCAAGCCAGTTCCATTAAATTCGGGAGTCAGATTCCAG GTTCATGTAGAAGTGTCTAAGGTGAAGATCAATGTTACTGAAATTCCTGATGAATTGCCTGAAGATCAGATGAGAGACAAGCTAGAACTGAGCTTTTCTAAGTCCCGAAACGGAGGTGGAGAAGTGCTATGCGTGCAGTATGATAAGCAGTCGCGGAGTGCTGTGATTACATTTTTGGAAACTGGAGGTATTCACACAT TTGCTGAcaagattttgaaaaagaaagaatatccgCTTTGTATAAATCAAAACTGCTATAGAGTTATTGTTTCTCCATACATAGAAACAGACTTGAAAAATTTTCAG gcATTTTCAGGAATATCTAGGAGGACAGTGCTTCTCACTGGAATGGAAGATCTTCAGATGATGGATGAAGAAATTTTAGAGGATTTAGTTAACATTTACTTTCAACGGGAGACGAATGGAGGTGGAGAAGTAGAAGTGGTCAAATGTTCTCTAG GAGTGGAACCGAACTTCTTTGTATTTGCCAGCCatttgcctttcttcttcctgctgtcTGACTTTGAAGCCATGTATGTAGATTACTCGTGTCCCCCTAGGTGCCAGACTCTGAAGTCCGAATGGCTTGTGCAAGGTCAGCTAGGTTGA
- the RBM43 gene encoding RNA-binding protein 43 isoform X1: protein MRWRGSFLFFFFFSHRLQASVNKELKAKPSSGQPCGLCSARFGPCRQRKARLFSAMASVLKGKDSKASERMVEVAGHPVGLFNDQLLTTVVKTHFQDIKNKGGVVEHVIYPTRIRGRGVANVTFKEKKGAKNVSRKQKHCQAEKVGAAQFTVSHFGEKVFSSVKAILDLSVFRSQVILESLVTDLTRKIPTLSFSPLEPNGRVSVQGSFLDILRLKEILRLKASSLLEKNRNFISEEKWNSQGPKRDLQRGSNSSESPGSSVPETTRSGETLVLDTDVFLYLKKSRFYESTLKKCHVFCQERVDGEITTICIRNAQQCSHPNNAKLVKALIEEYSLALHFELKKETLLLKGKENRDKRRIKSACEQVSLRYPKVLINFYETHIDIIGSSSDTYLLKKEIMKLIRLKS from the exons ATGCGGTGGAGgggcagttttttgttttttttttttttttcacatcgtCTCCAGGCTAGCGTCaacaaagaactgaaagcaaaacCTTCTTCCGGCCAGCCTTGTGGCCTGTGCTCCGCTAGATTTGGGCCCTGCAGGCAGCGGAAGGCGCGTCTCTTCTCCGCCATG GCATCAGTTTTGAAAGGCAAGGACTCCAAAGCTTCTGAAAGAATGGTTGAAGTTGCTGGTCATCCGGTTGGCCTTTTTAATGATCAATTACTGACCACAGTAGTGAAGACTCACTTTCAAGATATTAAGAATAAAGGCGGAGTTGTTGAACATGTGATATATCCAACAAGAATCAGGGGCAGGGGAGTTGCAAATGTgacattcaaagagaaaaaag GTGCAAAGAATGtcagcagaaaacagaaacactgtcAGGCAGAAAAGGTTGGAGCTGCTCAATTTACAGTCTCCCATTTTGGTGAAAAG GTCTTCAGCTCTGTAAAAGCTATCCTCGATCTTTCTGTTTTTCGGAGTCAAGTCATTCTAGAAAGTCTGGTAACGGACCTGACAAGGAAAATCCCAACTTTATCCTTCAGTCCTCTGGAACCCAATGGAAGAGTCTCTGTGCAAGGGTCATTTCTGGATATCCTGAGGCTTAAAGAAATTTTGCGATTAAAAGCAAgttctcttttagaaaaaaataggaattttatCAGTGAGGAGAAGTGGAACAGCCAGGGCCCCAAAAGGGATCTCCAGAGAGGCAGTAACTCCTCAGAGTCACCCGGGTCCTCAGTACCTGAGACCACTAGGAGCGGAGAAACACTTGTTCTCGATACAGATGTATTCCTTTATCTGAAAAAGAGCAGATTTTATGAAAGCACATTGAAAAAATGTCATGTTTTCTGTCAAGAGAGAGTGGATGGTGAAATCACCACAATCTGTATAAGAAATGCTCAACAATGTTCTCACCCAAACAATGCAAAGCTTGTGAAAGCACTTATTGAGGAATATTCACTTGCTCTTCACTTTGAGCTTAAAAAAGAGACACTTCttttgaaaggaaaggagaatagaGATAAAAGAAGGATTAAGTCGGCCTGTGAACAAGTAAGTTTGAGGTACCCTAAGGTTCTGATTAATTTTTATGAGACGCACATTGATATTATAGGATCTTCTTCTGACACATACTTGCTTAAAAAAGAGATCATGAAATTAATAAGGCTAAAAAGTTAG
- the NMI gene encoding N-myc-interactor isoform X1 yields MADSGNNKSQVHEELWLEEEFMKDEQRERLIDKIAKENTQLKEEIQRLEAKLQESTINSQIKEDIPETEMKFTSLENPENDSQFLNVSCSFQVSSQVLYELQKGQALITFEKEEVAQNVIRMGKHHVQIEDVDVEVMAKPVPLNSGVRFQVHVEVSKVKINVTEIPDELPEDQMRDKLELSFSKSRNGGGEVLCVQYDKQSRSAVITFLETGGIHTFADKILKKKEYPLCINQNCYRVIVSPYIETDLKNFQAFSGISRRTVLLTGMEDLQMMDEEILEDLVNIYFQRETNGGGEVEVVKCSLGVEPNFFVFASHLPFFFLLSDFEAMYVDYSCPPRCQTLKSEWLVQGQLG; encoded by the exons ATGGCAGACAGTGGAAATAACAAAAGCCAAGTTCACGAGGAGCTTTGGTTAGAGGAAGAATTTATGAAAGATGAACAAAGAGAG AGATTAATTGATAAAATTGCAAAGGAGAATACTCAGTTAAAGGAGGAGATCCAAAGGCTTGAGGCCAAGTTACAAGAGTCCACCATAAACTCCCAG ATTAAAGAGGATATTCCTGAAACAGAGATGAAATTCACATCTTTAGAGAATCCTGAGAATGACAGCCAGTTTTTAAATGTCTCCTGTTCATTTCAAGTGAGCTCGCAAGTTCTTTATGAGCTACAGAAAGGACAAGCACTTATCacctttgaaaaagaagaag ttgcCCAAAATGTCATCAGAATGGGGAAACATCACGTGCAGATAGAGGATGTAGATGTGGAGGTTATGGCCAAGCCAGTTCCATTAAATTCGGGAGTCAGATTCCAG GTTCATGTAGAAGTGTCTAAGGTGAAGATCAATGTTACTGAAATTCCTGATGAATTGCCTGAAGATCAGATGAGAGACAAGCTAGAACTGAGCTTTTCTAAGTCCCGAAACGGAGGTGGAGAAGTGCTATGCGTGCAGTATGATAAGCAGTCGCGGAGTGCTGTGATTACATTTTTGGAAACTGGAGGTATTCACACAT TTGCTGAcaagattttgaaaaagaaagaatatccgCTTTGTATAAATCAAAACTGCTATAGAGTTATTGTTTCTCCATACATAGAAACAGACTTGAAAAATTTTCAG gcATTTTCAGGAATATCTAGGAGGACAGTGCTTCTCACTGGAATGGAAGATCTTCAGATGATGGATGAAGAAATTTTAGAGGATTTAGTTAACATTTACTTTCAACGGGAGACGAATGGAGGTGGAGAAGTAGAAGTGGTCAAATGTTCTCTAG GAGTGGAACCGAACTTCTTTGTATTTGCCAGCCatttgcctttcttcttcctgctgtcTGACTTTGAAGCCATGTATGTAGATTACTCGTGTCCCCCTAGGTGCCAGACTCTGAAGTCCGAATGGCTTGTGCAAGGTCAGCTAGGTTGA
- the RBM43 gene encoding RNA-binding protein 43 isoform X2 yields the protein MVEVAGHPVGLFNDQLLTTVVKTHFQDIKNKGGVVEHVIYPTRIRGRGVANVTFKEKKGAKNVSRKQKHCQAEKVGAAQFTVSHFGEKVFSSVKAILDLSVFRSQVILESLVTDLTRKIPTLSFSPLEPNGRVSVQGSFLDILRLKEILRLKASSLLEKNRNFISEEKWNSQGPKRDLQRGSNSSESPGSSVPETTRSGETLVLDTDVFLYLKKSRFYESTLKKCHVFCQERVDGEITTICIRNAQQCSHPNNAKLVKALIEEYSLALHFELKKETLLLKGKENRDKRRIKSACEQVSLRYPKVLINFYETHIDIIGSSSDTYLLKKEIMKLIRLKS from the exons ATGGTTGAAGTTGCTGGTCATCCGGTTGGCCTTTTTAATGATCAATTACTGACCACAGTAGTGAAGACTCACTTTCAAGATATTAAGAATAAAGGCGGAGTTGTTGAACATGTGATATATCCAACAAGAATCAGGGGCAGGGGAGTTGCAAATGTgacattcaaagagaaaaaag GTGCAAAGAATGtcagcagaaaacagaaacactgtcAGGCAGAAAAGGTTGGAGCTGCTCAATTTACAGTCTCCCATTTTGGTGAAAAG GTCTTCAGCTCTGTAAAAGCTATCCTCGATCTTTCTGTTTTTCGGAGTCAAGTCATTCTAGAAAGTCTGGTAACGGACCTGACAAGGAAAATCCCAACTTTATCCTTCAGTCCTCTGGAACCCAATGGAAGAGTCTCTGTGCAAGGGTCATTTCTGGATATCCTGAGGCTTAAAGAAATTTTGCGATTAAAAGCAAgttctcttttagaaaaaaataggaattttatCAGTGAGGAGAAGTGGAACAGCCAGGGCCCCAAAAGGGATCTCCAGAGAGGCAGTAACTCCTCAGAGTCACCCGGGTCCTCAGTACCTGAGACCACTAGGAGCGGAGAAACACTTGTTCTCGATACAGATGTATTCCTTTATCTGAAAAAGAGCAGATTTTATGAAAGCACATTGAAAAAATGTCATGTTTTCTGTCAAGAGAGAGTGGATGGTGAAATCACCACAATCTGTATAAGAAATGCTCAACAATGTTCTCACCCAAACAATGCAAAGCTTGTGAAAGCACTTATTGAGGAATATTCACTTGCTCTTCACTTTGAGCTTAAAAAAGAGACACTTCttttgaaaggaaaggagaatagaGATAAAAGAAGGATTAAGTCGGCCTGTGAACAAGTAAGTTTGAGGTACCCTAAGGTTCTGATTAATTTTTATGAGACGCACATTGATATTATAGGATCTTCTTCTGACACATACTTGCTTAAAAAAGAGATCATGAAATTAATAAGGCTAAAAAGTTAG
- the NMI gene encoding N-myc-interactor isoform X2 has protein sequence MADSGNNKSQVHEELWLEEEFMKDEQRERLIDKIAKENTQLKEEIQRLEAKLQESTINSQIKEDIPETEMKFTSLENPENDSQFLNVSCSFQVSSQVLYELQKGQALITFEKEEVAQNVIRMGKHHVQIEDVDVEVMAKPVPLNSGVRFQVHVEVSKVKINVTEIPDELPEDQMRDKLELSFSKSRNGGGEVLCVQYDKQSRSAVITFLETGVADKILKKKEYPLCINQNCYRVIVSPYIETDLKNFQAFSGISRRTVLLTGMEDLQMMDEEILEDLVNIYFQRETNGGGEVEVVKCSLGQACIAYFEE, from the exons ATGGCAGACAGTGGAAATAACAAAAGCCAAGTTCACGAGGAGCTTTGGTTAGAGGAAGAATTTATGAAAGATGAACAAAGAGAG AGATTAATTGATAAAATTGCAAAGGAGAATACTCAGTTAAAGGAGGAGATCCAAAGGCTTGAGGCCAAGTTACAAGAGTCCACCATAAACTCCCAG ATTAAAGAGGATATTCCTGAAACAGAGATGAAATTCACATCTTTAGAGAATCCTGAGAATGACAGCCAGTTTTTAAATGTCTCCTGTTCATTTCAAGTGAGCTCGCAAGTTCTTTATGAGCTACAGAAAGGACAAGCACTTATCacctttgaaaaagaagaag ttgcCCAAAATGTCATCAGAATGGGGAAACATCACGTGCAGATAGAGGATGTAGATGTGGAGGTTATGGCCAAGCCAGTTCCATTAAATTCGGGAGTCAGATTCCAG GTTCATGTAGAAGTGTCTAAGGTGAAGATCAATGTTACTGAAATTCCTGATGAATTGCCTGAAGATCAGATGAGAGACAAGCTAGAACTGAGCTTTTCTAAGTCCCGAAACGGAGGTGGAGAAGTGCTATGCGTGCAGTATGATAAGCAGTCGCGGAGTGCTGTGATTACATTTTTGGAAACTGGAG TTGCTGAcaagattttgaaaaagaaagaatatccgCTTTGTATAAATCAAAACTGCTATAGAGTTATTGTTTCTCCATACATAGAAACAGACTTGAAAAATTTTCAG gcATTTTCAGGAATATCTAGGAGGACAGTGCTTCTCACTGGAATGGAAGATCTTCAGATGATGGATGAAGAAATTTTAGAGGATTTAGTTAACATTTACTTTCAACGGGAGACGAATGGAGGTGGAGAAGTAGAAGTGGTCAAATGTTCTCTAGGTCAGGCTTGCATAGCATACTTTGAAGAATAG